A single Phoenix dactylifera cultivar Barhee BC4 chromosome 1, palm_55x_up_171113_PBpolish2nd_filt_p, whole genome shotgun sequence DNA region contains:
- the LOC103721088 gene encoding probable mannitol dehydrogenase: MILTYNSVDADGTMTYGGYSDMVVVNEHFVVRIPDTMPLDKCAPLLCAGITVYSPLKYFGLNEPGKHLGVVGLGGLGHVAVKFAKAFGVKVTVISSSPRKEKEAIERLGADAFMVSSNPEQMQAAMGTMDGIINTVSAVHSLMPLLFLLKTRGKMIMVGAPDKPLELPVFSLIMGGKIVAGSCIGGMQDTQEMLDFAAKHNVTADIELIGMDYVNKAMERLAKADVRYRFVIDIANTLTAA; the protein is encoded by the exons ATGATACTTACGTACAATTCCGTCGACGCTGATGGAACAATGACCTATGGAGGGTACTCTGACATGGTAGTCGTCAACGAGCATTTCGTTGTGCGGATCCCCGACACCATGCCCCTAGACAAGTGTGCCCCACTGCTTTGTGCTGGCATCACTGTATACAGCCCATTGAAGTATTTTGGACTCAATGAGCCAGGGAAGCATCTTGGGGTGGTCGGGCTCGGAGGGCTCGGCCATGTAGCTGTGAAGTTTGCCAAGGCATTTGGAGTGAAGGTCACAGTGATTAGCTCGTCCCcgaggaaggagaaggaagcaaTTGAACGTTTGGGAGCTGATGCTTTCATGGTCAGCAGCAACCCTGAGCAGATGCAG GCTGCCATGGGCACGATGGATGGTATTATCAATACAGTGTCTGCGGTCCATTCCCTCATGCCACTACTCTTTCTGCTGAAGACCCGTGGGAAGATGATCATGGTGGGTGCTCCAGACAAGCCCCTGGAGCTACCAGTTTTCTCTTTGATCATGG GTGGGAAAATTGTGGCGGGCAGTTGCATCGGAGGAATGCAGGATACCCAGGAGATGTTGGACTTTGCTGCAAAGCACAATGTAACAGCAGACATCGAGCTCATTGGTATGGACTACGTGAACAAGGCGATGGAGAGACTTGCAAAGGCAGATGTCAGATATCGATTTGTCATTGACATCGCCAACACCTTGACCGCTGCTTAG